The Schistocerca americana isolate TAMUIC-IGC-003095 chromosome 5, iqSchAmer2.1, whole genome shotgun sequence genome includes a window with the following:
- the LOC124616748 gene encoding drosulfakinins-like codes for MSSRAVLLMVAVTLGAWLSGAAPSASGAAASAAAPGGARRLEELLLSAPYDDPALVDDLLEAASKRQLASDDYGHMRFGKRQPAAPAAAPVPVAPRFDDYGHFRFGKRRPQ; via the coding sequence ATGAGCAGCCGCGCCGTGCTTCTGATGGTGGCCGTGACACTGGGAGCGTGGCTGAGCGGCGCCGCCCCCTCCGCCTCCGGCGCCGCCGCCTCGGCCGCCGCCCCCGGGGGCGCGCGCCGCCTCGAGGAGCTGCTGCTGTCCGCCCCCTACGACGACCCCGCGCTCGTCGACGACCTGTTGGAGGCGGCCTCCAAGAGGCAGCTCGCCAGCGACGACTACGGCCACATGCGCTTCGGCAAGCGGcagcccgccgcccccgccgccgcccccgtccCCGTGGCACCGCGCTTCGACGACTACGGACACTTCCGCTTCGGCAAGAGGAGGCCGCAGTGA